From a single Adhaeribacter swui genomic region:
- a CDS encoding co-chaperone GroES, which translates to MHISETNKLQKIIIVGDRVLIKPKSPKDQTKSGLFLPPGVQEKEKVQEGYVMKVGPGYPIPADYTFEEESWNQNDPEEDVRYIPLQAKEGDLAIYLQRDAIEINYQQERYFIVPQAAVLMLIREEDLD; encoded by the coding sequence ATGCATATATCCGAAACAAATAAGTTACAGAAAATTATTATTGTGGGGGATCGGGTATTAATTAAGCCAAAATCTCCGAAAGACCAGACTAAAAGTGGCTTGTTTTTACCGCCGGGCGTGCAGGAAAAAGAAAAAGTACAGGAAGGTTACGTCATGAAAGTTGGGCCCGGCTATCCGATTCCGGCCGATTATACTTTCGAAGAGGAATCGTGGAACCAAAACGATCCGGAAGAAGATGTGCGCTATATTCCGTTGCAAGCCAAAGAAGGCGATTTAGCCATTTACCTGCAACGCGATGCCATTGAAATTAACTACCAGCAGGAGCGTTATTTTATTGTGCCGCAAGCAGCCGTGCTGATGCTCATCCGGGAAGAAGATTTAGATTAA
- the nth gene encoding endonuclease III, with protein sequence MRKKERYQHLIEYFTQNFPEAETELDYGNAYELILAVVLSAQCTDKRVNMVTPALYAQFPTPQHLAAATPEDIFPFIKSISYPNNKAKHLAGLGKMLVEQFNAEVPSSVEELQKLPGVGRKTANVIASVIYNQPAMAVDTHVFRVSKRLGLVTQNAHTPLEVEKQLMQNIPRELVPKAHHWLILHGRYICVARKPKCDQCPLTHFCKFYQAHWPAIPDDPENRL encoded by the coding sequence ATGCGCAAAAAAGAACGGTACCAACACTTAATCGAGTATTTCACCCAAAACTTTCCCGAAGCTGAAACCGAGCTGGATTACGGCAACGCTTACGAATTAATTCTGGCAGTGGTACTTAGTGCCCAATGCACCGATAAGCGCGTAAATATGGTAACCCCGGCTTTGTACGCGCAATTCCCAACGCCGCAGCACCTGGCCGCCGCTACTCCCGAAGATATTTTCCCGTTTATTAAAAGCATTTCGTACCCAAATAACAAAGCCAAACACCTGGCTGGTTTGGGCAAAATGCTGGTAGAGCAGTTTAACGCCGAAGTACCCAGTAGCGTAGAAGAACTGCAAAAACTACCCGGCGTAGGCCGCAAAACCGCTAATGTAATTGCCTCGGTAATTTATAACCAGCCCGCCATGGCTGTAGATACCCATGTATTCCGGGTATCGAAACGTTTAGGTTTGGTTACGCAAAACGCGCATACGCCTCTGGAAGTGGAAAAGCAGCTCATGCAAAATATTCCCAGAGAGCTGGTTCCGAAAGCCCACCATTGGCTAATTTTACATGGCCGCTATATTTGCGTAGCCCGCAAGCCCAAGTGCGACCAGTGCCCGCTCACGCATTTTTGTAAATTTTACCAGGCGCACTGGCCAGCCATCCCCGACGACCCCGAAAACCGCTTGTAA
- the asnB gene encoding asparagine synthase (glutamine-hydrolyzing) produces MCGINLIISKTGKAPDSAILSLTQANKHRGPDATAYFTDNYGAGKIYFGHNRLKIIDLSSAANQPFFSADRRYLLLYNGELYNYQTLRQELQTTGYLFRTNSDTEVLLAVLITYGQAGLEKLNGMFAFVFYDTQTQQLLAARDRFGVKRLYYVHSPEYLLISSEINSLLTSGLVAKELNEAQLLSYLHYRHALKPQTFYKNILELEEGQVLTYANQHLKICSYLPGSTLLTNTYPETEIIKKTEDLLLQAVEKNLQADVPVGLFLSGGIDSTLILALVQQLGYTHFPSFTISNKATESVFGSEDYRFSRVAAKQFRADHYSFEIDASILHYLDELITTLDQPIADGAALLTYYLSEQVKGKIKVALSGAGADELFGGYNRHRAFYYFLQHRSLARFILPLLKPGAPLLVTGVKHPLRKQFLLLRKLAYKIKPHQPEQTFLNFTAMDRHLQQLLLPDYQFLLQPSAQPGATTGYLRWSLDHDLHQYLISDILAMTDKTSMAHSLEVRTPYLDNELQAFTQSLPAELLFKNGSKWILKRILEQHHGQQLTQRPKEGFAMPLGQWLKQASNQWLFADLQNPQHLIFKFLKFPETQTMIRALRQGRHDYSTELWALLVLAKWLHKNFA; encoded by the coding sequence TTGTGCGGCATTAATCTTATTATCAGTAAAACGGGCAAAGCGCCGGATTCAGCCATTCTATCGCTTACGCAAGCCAATAAGCATCGAGGCCCAGATGCTACGGCGTACTTTACCGATAATTACGGAGCGGGCAAAATTTACTTTGGCCACAATCGCTTAAAAATAATTGATCTGTCGTCGGCAGCAAACCAACCTTTTTTCTCTGCGGATAGGCGTTATTTGCTTTTGTACAACGGTGAGCTGTATAACTATCAAACGCTTCGGCAAGAACTGCAAACTACCGGCTATCTTTTCCGGACTAACTCCGATACAGAAGTACTGCTGGCAGTATTAATAACTTACGGGCAAGCGGGTTTAGAAAAATTAAACGGCATGTTTGCTTTTGTTTTTTACGATACGCAAACCCAACAACTATTGGCCGCCCGCGACCGTTTTGGAGTAAAGCGCTTGTATTACGTACACTCCCCGGAGTACTTGCTTATATCTTCTGAAATAAACAGTTTGCTGACATCGGGTTTAGTAGCCAAAGAGCTAAACGAGGCACAGCTTCTCTCCTACTTGCATTACCGCCATGCCTTAAAACCGCAAACTTTTTACAAAAATATTCTGGAACTGGAAGAGGGGCAGGTGCTGACGTATGCAAACCAGCATCTAAAAATTTGCTCTTATTTACCCGGGAGCACGCTGCTTACCAATACCTACCCAGAAACAGAAATTATTAAAAAAACCGAAGATTTATTGCTGCAGGCTGTAGAAAAAAACTTACAGGCCGATGTACCCGTGGGTTTGTTTTTAAGCGGTGGCATTGATTCTACTTTAATTCTGGCTTTGGTGCAGCAACTGGGTTATACGCATTTTCCGTCTTTTACCATTAGCAACAAAGCCACAGAGAGCGTTTTTGGCTCCGAAGATTACCGGTTTTCGCGGGTAGCGGCTAAACAATTTAGAGCCGATCATTATTCCTTTGAAATAGATGCCTCTATTTTACATTACCTCGACGAGTTAATTACTACCCTTGATCAACCCATTGCTGATGGCGCGGCTTTGCTTACGTATTATCTATCAGAACAGGTTAAAGGCAAAATTAAAGTGGCGCTTTCGGGAGCCGGCGCCGACGAGCTTTTTGGTGGGTATAACCGGCACCGGGCCTTTTACTATTTTCTGCAGCATCGTTCTTTAGCTCGTTTTATCTTGCCTTTGTTAAAGCCCGGCGCCCCTTTGCTCGTTACGGGGGTAAAGCATCCGTTGCGCAAACAATTTTTACTTTTAAGAAAGTTAGCTTACAAAATAAAGCCGCATCAGCCGGAGCAAACTTTTTTAAATTTTACGGCCATGGACCGGCACCTGCAGCAATTATTGCTTCCCGATTATCAGTTTTTGCTGCAACCTAGCGCGCAACCCGGCGCAACAACCGGGTATTTGCGGTGGAGCTTAGACCACGATTTACACCAGTATTTAATTTCAGATATTCTGGCAATGACAGATAAAACCAGCATGGCGCATTCCCTGGAAGTCCGGACACCGTACCTGGATAATGAGTTACAAGCTTTTACCCAAAGCTTACCAGCTGAGTTGTTATTTAAAAACGGCTCGAAGTGGATTTTAAAACGTATTCTGGAGCAGCATCACGGTCAGCAGCTTACCCAACGCCCCAAAGAAGGCTTTGCCATGCCCTTAGGCCAATGGCTAAAACAAGCCTCTAACCAATGGCTTTTTGCCGATTTGCAGAATCCGCAGCATCTTATTTTTAAATTTTTAAAATTTCCGGAAACCCAAACCATGATCCGGGCTTTGCGCCAGGGCCGCCACGATTACAGTACCGAGCTGTGGGCTTTGCTGGTGCTCGCCAAGTGGCTTCACAAGAACTTTGCGTAG
- the aspA gene encoding aspartate ammonia-lyase, whose product MNNTRIEHDFLGEKEIPADVYYGVQTLRALENFNITGQRISQEPFFVQALAYVKKGAAMANRDLGVLDPTIAEYIIKACDLLIAGKYLDQFPSDMIQGGAGTSVNMNANEVIANVALELMGHAKGEYQYCHPNNHVNFSQSTNDAYPTAFRIAILNKLTAYTQALTALSAAFEAKGVEFKNVLKMGRTQLQDAVPMSMGDEFRGFANTLAEEVGRLEDAKQLMAEINMGATAIGTAVNAPEGYPKLVTKYLAEITGLPLYLAPDLIEATSDTGAYVQLSGVLKRTAVKISKICNDLRLLSSGPRTGLFEISLPQMQPGSSIMPGKVNPVIPEVVNQTAYYVIGADLTITLAAEAGQLQLNVMEPVISFALFTSISYMTNACYTLREKCVLGIVANSARTQDMVMHSVSIVTLLNPIIGYEAAAATAKEALQTGKSVQQIVVNEKQLITQQKWDELYSFENLIKPKFMQS is encoded by the coding sequence ATGAACAACACCCGCATTGAGCACGATTTTCTCGGGGAAAAAGAAATTCCCGCCGACGTTTATTATGGAGTACAAACCCTGCGCGCCCTCGAAAATTTTAATATTACCGGCCAGCGCATTTCGCAGGAACCCTTTTTTGTGCAGGCGCTGGCTTACGTAAAAAAAGGAGCCGCCATGGCTAACCGCGATCTAGGCGTACTGGATCCAACCATTGCCGAGTACATTATTAAAGCCTGCGATTTATTGATAGCCGGTAAATATCTAGACCAATTTCCTTCCGATATGATTCAGGGAGGCGCCGGCACTTCGGTAAACATGAATGCCAACGAAGTTATTGCCAACGTAGCCCTGGAACTAATGGGGCACGCTAAGGGCGAATATCAATACTGTCACCCAAACAACCACGTTAACTTTTCGCAATCTACCAACGATGCCTATCCCACCGCTTTCCGGATTGCTATTCTGAATAAACTCACCGCCTACACCCAGGCTTTAACGGCTTTATCGGCGGCGTTTGAGGCCAAAGGCGTAGAATTTAAAAATGTTTTAAAAATGGGCCGCACGCAGTTACAAGATGCGGTTCCCATGTCGATGGGCGATGAGTTCCGGGGTTTTGCCAATACCCTGGCCGAAGAAGTAGGTCGCCTGGAAGATGCCAAGCAGTTAATGGCCGAAATTAACATGGGCGCCACCGCTATTGGTACGGCCGTAAACGCTCCTGAAGGTTACCCCAAACTGGTAACCAAATACTTAGCCGAAATAACCGGTTTGCCGCTTTACCTGGCCCCCGACTTAATCGAAGCTACATCTGATACCGGTGCTTACGTGCAGCTTTCCGGCGTTTTAAAACGGACGGCGGTTAAAATTTCAAAAATCTGTAACGATTTGCGTTTATTATCTTCCGGGCCGCGAACGGGCTTGTTCGAGATTAGTTTGCCGCAAATGCAGCCGGGTTCATCTATTATGCCGGGCAAAGTAAACCCGGTAATTCCGGAGGTGGTAAACCAAACGGCCTATTACGTTATTGGCGCCGACCTAACCATTACCCTGGCCGCCGAAGCAGGCCAGTTGCAGTTAAACGTTATGGAGCCGGTTATTTCTTTTGCACTGTTTACTTCTATCAGTTACATGACCAATGCTTGTTACACGCTCCGTGAAAAATGCGTGCTGGGCATTGTGGCCAATAGCGCCCGCACCCAGGATATGGTTATGCACAGCGTAAGCATTGTTACCTTACTCAACCCCATTATCGGCTACGAGGCGGCGGCCGCTACCGCTAAAGAAGCTTTGCAAACCGGTAAATCGGTGCAACAGATTGTAGTGAACGAAAAGCAATTAATAACCCAGCAAAAGTGGGATGAACTTTATTCTTTCGAAAATTTAATAAAACCCAAGTTTATGCAGAGTTAA